The following coding sequences lie in one Populus trichocarpa isolate Nisqually-1 chromosome 14, P.trichocarpa_v4.1, whole genome shotgun sequence genomic window:
- the LOC7464413 gene encoding uncharacterized protein LOC7464413 isoform X2 encodes MTPVSLPLDRNPPLNPPLLSGRNALCLLVQREICPRTKHTPKRRWGEASQWNYNSSSVPKTEPARDAKRGLISWAEAESLRHLSAQYCPLVPPPRSTIAAAFSPDGKTLASTHGDHTVKIIDCQTGICLKVLMGHRRTPWVVRFHPLHPEILASGSLDHEVRLWDANTSECIGSRDFYRPIASIAFHAEGELLAVASGHKLYIWHYNKRGEASSPTIVLKTRRSLRAVHFHPHGAPFLLTAEVNDLDSSDSSMTRATSPGYLRYPPPAVFVTNGQSGDCVSLASELPLVSLPFLFVPSFSLDDSRIDANRLVTSSTMQVESSTSMQLQMDTNATDRYVPLVSPMETFPAVPSSSYTSAEGIVNNSFPSGMGGGVSNTREDAMETDEMPPVGGNPQGKSAHLEMLGVGNSAMDGVPANTSIRQQSTDFGQLQQILPSRDSTWWELPFLQGWLMGQSQAGGPSTVPLSSGSRERSAQYIGPSSLTSYLSTQNVEAAVASLAMPGSTSISGVSGRSGSRPRISRSRFFVPESRESMAPINMRHEGSDNQPIFNRIQSEIATSLEAAAAAELPCTVKLRVWSHDIKHPCAPLNADKCRLTIPHAVLCSEMGAHFSPCGRYLAACVACMLPHMEADPGLQTLVHQDAGAATSPTRHPISAHQVVYELRIYSLEEATFGSVLVSRAIRAAHCLTSIQFSPMSEHILLAYGRRHGSLLKSIVIDGETTTPIYTVLEVYRVSDMELVRVLPSAEDEVNVACFHPFAGGGLVYGTKEGKLRVLKYDGVHGVNCTRPNHFPEENLTELLELFPKDLGGSCCLVRTLLFTSWKYEQGLPCSGKCARSTSSIWMILLVPIELALVSQVFFCRITSDFTQCKVGGLSGALECSCPLVPFPAISLPLSSYFCFIVLIWIAGPDICSRRLNPHVSPLCNLRSSA; translated from the exons ATGACCCCAGTTTCCTTGCCGCTGGATCGAAATCCTCCCCTCAATCCTCCTCTTCTTAG TGGTAGAAACGCCTTGTGTTTGTTAGTGCAGAGAGAGATTTGTCCTAGAACTAAACACACGCCAAAAAGGCGGTGGGGAGAAGCTTCGCAATGGAATTATAATTCTTCATCCGTGCCGAAAACTGAACCAGCTAGAGATGCGAAACGCGGTCTTATTTCATG GGCTGAGGCTGAGTCGTTGCGGCATCTATCGGCGCAGTATTGCCCACTGGTGCCTCCTCCGAGGTCGACTATAGCAGCAGCATTTAGTCCTGATGGAAAAACACTCGCTTCTACGCA TGGTGATCACACAGTGAAGATAATCGATTGCCAAACTGGAATCTGCTTAAAGGTGTTGATGGGTCATCGGAGGACGCCTTGGGTG GTCAGGTTCCACCCACTGCATCCAGAAATTCTTGCAAGTGGAAGCTTGGATCATGAAGTTCGCTTATGGGATGCAAACACATCAGAGTGTATAGGATCCCGTGATTTCT ATCGTCCTATTGCTTCCATTGCTTTCCATGCAGAAGGAGAATTGCTTGCTGTTGCATCAGGTCACAAG TTGTACATATGGCACTACAATAAGAGAGGGGAGGCGTCTTCGCCAACTATTGTATTGAAGACTAGGCGCTCTCTTCGAGCAGTGCATTTTCACCCGCACGGTGCTCCATTTCTCTTGACTGCTGAG GTCAATGATCTTGACTCTTCAGATTCTTCTATGACACGGGCAACATCTCCAGGTTACCTGAGATATCCTCCTCCTGCTGTTTTTGTCACAAATGGTCAGTCTGGTGATTGTGTTAGCTTGGCTTCTGAACTACCACTTGTGTCCTTGCCTTTCTTGTTCGTGCCTTCATTTTCTTTAGATGATAGTAGAATAGATGCTAATAGACTTGTCACTTCAAGTACAATGCAAGTGGAGTCCTCTACTTCAATGCAGCTTCAAATGGATACAAATGCAACAGACAGATATGTTCCCTTAGTGTCTCCCATGGAGACATTTCCTGCAGTCCCTTCTAGTTCATATACCAGTGCAGAAGGTATAGTAAATAATTCTTTCCCTTCTGGAATGGGAGGTGGAGTTTCTAACACCAGAGAAGACGCGATGGAGACTGATGAAATGCCGCCTGTAGGGGGGAACCCTCAAGGAAAATCAGCTCATCTAGAGATGCTTGGTGTTGGTAATAGTGCAATGGATGGAGTACCTGCAAATACTTCAATTAGGCAGCAGTCCACTGATTTTGGGCAACTTCAGCAGATTCTACCCTCTAGAGACTCCACGTGGTGGGAGTTACCCTTTTTGCAGGGATGGTTAATGGGTCAGAGCCAAGCTGGTGGACCCTCGACAGTTCCTCTTAGTAGTGGTAGTCGTGAACGTTCAGCCCAGTATATTGGTCCTTCCTCACTGACATCTTATCTATCTACTCAGAATGTGGAAGCTGCAGTGGCTTCTTTGGCAATGCCTGGCAGCACCAGCATCTCCGGGGTCTCTGGGAGATCTGGCTCTCGGCCTCGCATTTCACGCTCCCGGTTCTTTGTGCCTGAATCCAGGGAAAGTATGGCTCCCATTAATATGCGACATGAAGGTAGTGATAATCAGCCCATATTTAATAGAATCCAGTCTGAGATTGCCACGTCATTGGAagctgcagctgctgcagaGTTACCATGCACTGTAAAGCTTAGAGTGTGGTCTCATGACATAAAACATCCTTGCGCTCCACTCAATGCTGACAAATGTCGCTTAACCATACCTCATGCCGTCCTTTGTAG TGAAATGGGCGCTCATTTTTCACCATGCGGAAGATATTTAGCTGCCTGTGTTGCTTGTATGCTGCCCCATATGGAAGCTGATCCCGGTTTACAAACGCTAGTCCATCAAGATGCTGGGGCTGCTACTTCCCCTACTAGACACCCAATATCAGCACACCAAGTAGTGTACGAGCTTCGCATATATTCCCTGGAGGAGGCAAC CTTTGGTTCAGTGCTTGTGTCACGTGCAATTAGAGCTGCTCATTGTTTGACTTCAATCCAG TTCTCACCAATGTCGGAGCACATTTTACTGGCTTATGGTCGACGTCATGGCTCCCTTCTAAAAAGCATTGTCATTGATGGGGAAACGACAACACCTATTTATACAGTTCTGGAG GTTTACAGAGTTTCGGATATGGAACTTGTGAGAGTGCTTCCTAGCGCAGAGGATGAGGTCAATGTTGCTTGTTTTCATCCCTTTGCCGGAGGAGGTCTTGTCTATGGAACCAAG GAAGGGAAACTTAGAGTCCTCAAGTATGATGGTGTCCATGGTGTTAATTGTACCAGACCAAATCACTTTCCTGAAGAGAACTTGACTGAG CTGCTTGAGCTTTTCCCAAAAGATCTGGGTGGTTCATGTTGTCTTGTTCGGACATTATTGTTTACCTCATGGAAATATGAACAAGGGTTGCCATGCAGTGGAAAATGTGCTAGGTCAACTAGTTCTATTTGGATGATATTGTTAGTGCCTATTGAGCTAGCCTTGGTTTCTCAAGTGTTTTTCTGTAGAATAACAAGTGACTTCACTCAATGCAAAGTTGGTGGTTTGTCTGGTGCCTTAGAATGTTCATGTCCATTGGTTCCTTTCCCTGCTATTTCCTTGCCCCTcagttcttatttttgttttatcgtTCTTATATGGATTGCAGGTCCAGACATATGCTCTAGAAGGTTAAACCCCCATGTTTCCCCTTTGTGCAATCTGCGTAGCTCAGCCTGA
- the LOC7464413 gene encoding uncharacterized protein LOC7464413 isoform X1, producing the protein MTPVSLPLDRNPPLNPPLLSGRNALCLLVQREICPRTKHTPKRRWGEASQWNYNSSSVPKTEPARDAKRGLISWAEAESLRHLSAQYCPLVPPPRSTIAAAFSPDGKTLASTHGDHTVKIIDCQTGICLKVLMGHRRTPWVVRFHPLHPEILASGSLDHEVRLWDANTSECIGSRDFYRPIASIAFHAEGELLAVASGHKLYIWHYNKRGEASSPTIVLKTRRSLRAVHFHPHGAPFLLTAEVNDLDSSDSSMTRATSPGYLRYPPPAVFVTNGQSGDCVSLASELPLVSLPFLFVPSFSLDDSRIDANRLVTSSTMQVESSTSMQLQMDTNATDRYVPLVSPMETFPAVPSSSYTSAEGIVNNSFPSGMGGGVSNTREDAMETDEMPPVGGNPQGKSAHLEMLGVGNSAMDGVPANTSIRQQSTDFGQLQQILPSRDSTWWELPFLQGWLMGQSQAGGPSTVPLSSGSRERSAQYIGPSSLTSYLSTQNVEAAVASLAMPGSTSISGVSGRSGSRPRISRSRFFVPESRESMAPINMRHEGSDNQPIFNRIQSEIATSLEAAAAAELPCTVKLRVWSHDIKHPCAPLNADKCRLTIPHAVLCSEMGAHFSPCGRYLAACVACMLPHMEADPGLQTLVHQDAGAATSPTRHPISAHQVVYELRIYSLEEATFGSVLVSRAIRAAHCLTSIQFSPMSEHILLAYGRRHGSLLKSIVIDGETTTPIYTVLEVYRVSDMELVRVLPSAEDEVNVACFHPFAGGGLVYGTKEGKLRVLKYDGVHGVNCTRPNHFPEENLTEVQTYALEG; encoded by the exons ATGACCCCAGTTTCCTTGCCGCTGGATCGAAATCCTCCCCTCAATCCTCCTCTTCTTAG TGGTAGAAACGCCTTGTGTTTGTTAGTGCAGAGAGAGATTTGTCCTAGAACTAAACACACGCCAAAAAGGCGGTGGGGAGAAGCTTCGCAATGGAATTATAATTCTTCATCCGTGCCGAAAACTGAACCAGCTAGAGATGCGAAACGCGGTCTTATTTCATG GGCTGAGGCTGAGTCGTTGCGGCATCTATCGGCGCAGTATTGCCCACTGGTGCCTCCTCCGAGGTCGACTATAGCAGCAGCATTTAGTCCTGATGGAAAAACACTCGCTTCTACGCA TGGTGATCACACAGTGAAGATAATCGATTGCCAAACTGGAATCTGCTTAAAGGTGTTGATGGGTCATCGGAGGACGCCTTGGGTG GTCAGGTTCCACCCACTGCATCCAGAAATTCTTGCAAGTGGAAGCTTGGATCATGAAGTTCGCTTATGGGATGCAAACACATCAGAGTGTATAGGATCCCGTGATTTCT ATCGTCCTATTGCTTCCATTGCTTTCCATGCAGAAGGAGAATTGCTTGCTGTTGCATCAGGTCACAAG TTGTACATATGGCACTACAATAAGAGAGGGGAGGCGTCTTCGCCAACTATTGTATTGAAGACTAGGCGCTCTCTTCGAGCAGTGCATTTTCACCCGCACGGTGCTCCATTTCTCTTGACTGCTGAG GTCAATGATCTTGACTCTTCAGATTCTTCTATGACACGGGCAACATCTCCAGGTTACCTGAGATATCCTCCTCCTGCTGTTTTTGTCACAAATGGTCAGTCTGGTGATTGTGTTAGCTTGGCTTCTGAACTACCACTTGTGTCCTTGCCTTTCTTGTTCGTGCCTTCATTTTCTTTAGATGATAGTAGAATAGATGCTAATAGACTTGTCACTTCAAGTACAATGCAAGTGGAGTCCTCTACTTCAATGCAGCTTCAAATGGATACAAATGCAACAGACAGATATGTTCCCTTAGTGTCTCCCATGGAGACATTTCCTGCAGTCCCTTCTAGTTCATATACCAGTGCAGAAGGTATAGTAAATAATTCTTTCCCTTCTGGAATGGGAGGTGGAGTTTCTAACACCAGAGAAGACGCGATGGAGACTGATGAAATGCCGCCTGTAGGGGGGAACCCTCAAGGAAAATCAGCTCATCTAGAGATGCTTGGTGTTGGTAATAGTGCAATGGATGGAGTACCTGCAAATACTTCAATTAGGCAGCAGTCCACTGATTTTGGGCAACTTCAGCAGATTCTACCCTCTAGAGACTCCACGTGGTGGGAGTTACCCTTTTTGCAGGGATGGTTAATGGGTCAGAGCCAAGCTGGTGGACCCTCGACAGTTCCTCTTAGTAGTGGTAGTCGTGAACGTTCAGCCCAGTATATTGGTCCTTCCTCACTGACATCTTATCTATCTACTCAGAATGTGGAAGCTGCAGTGGCTTCTTTGGCAATGCCTGGCAGCACCAGCATCTCCGGGGTCTCTGGGAGATCTGGCTCTCGGCCTCGCATTTCACGCTCCCGGTTCTTTGTGCCTGAATCCAGGGAAAGTATGGCTCCCATTAATATGCGACATGAAGGTAGTGATAATCAGCCCATATTTAATAGAATCCAGTCTGAGATTGCCACGTCATTGGAagctgcagctgctgcagaGTTACCATGCACTGTAAAGCTTAGAGTGTGGTCTCATGACATAAAACATCCTTGCGCTCCACTCAATGCTGACAAATGTCGCTTAACCATACCTCATGCCGTCCTTTGTAG TGAAATGGGCGCTCATTTTTCACCATGCGGAAGATATTTAGCTGCCTGTGTTGCTTGTATGCTGCCCCATATGGAAGCTGATCCCGGTTTACAAACGCTAGTCCATCAAGATGCTGGGGCTGCTACTTCCCCTACTAGACACCCAATATCAGCACACCAAGTAGTGTACGAGCTTCGCATATATTCCCTGGAGGAGGCAAC CTTTGGTTCAGTGCTTGTGTCACGTGCAATTAGAGCTGCTCATTGTTTGACTTCAATCCAG TTCTCACCAATGTCGGAGCACATTTTACTGGCTTATGGTCGACGTCATGGCTCCCTTCTAAAAAGCATTGTCATTGATGGGGAAACGACAACACCTATTTATACAGTTCTGGAG GTTTACAGAGTTTCGGATATGGAACTTGTGAGAGTGCTTCCTAGCGCAGAGGATGAGGTCAATGTTGCTTGTTTTCATCCCTTTGCCGGAGGAGGTCTTGTCTATGGAACCAAG GAAGGGAAACTTAGAGTCCTCAAGTATGATGGTGTCCATGGTGTTAATTGTACCAGACCAAATCACTTTCCTGAAGAGAACTTGACTGAG GTCCAGACATATGCTCTAGAAGGTTAA